In Tautonia rosea, the genomic window GGACGAAGTTGCGGATCATCTCCAGATCTTGCTGGAGAATCTCTGGAGAGTCGATGCCGCAGACCAGCGTGGTGATCGGTAATGACCAGACATAGCGGCGACATTGATCTACGGTCAGCCCAGTATTCGAGGGAATGATCCCCCCCTTGATCTTCGGCCCCCCGCCTAGACTCTTCATGCCGATCGCGGCAATGCCTCGCTCTCGGAGGACCGGCAAGACCTGATGCTGGAAGCTCCGATAGCGGCCGTCGAGCACCGTCAAGGGCATCTGGACGGCATCCCACTCGAAGCCGGCGTCGAGCATTTTAAGATGGATCGACGGATCTTTATGCCCGGTAAAGCCGATGTAACGCACCTTTCCTTGTTCCCGAGCCTTGCGGGCGGTTTCGATCGCACCACCGGGGGCGAAGATCCAGTCAGGATCGTTGTCGTAATTGATCTCGTGGAATTGCCAGAGGTCGATTCGGTCGGTTTTCAGACGTCGGAGACTCTGTTCGAGATGTTCCTGAGCGGTCTTCGCGTCTCGGGCGCAGACCTTCGTCATGAGGAAGGTCTTGTCGCGCCGTCCTCCTTCGGCGATGGCCTTGCCCATGCGTTCCTCGGAGCCGCCGTCGTGGTAGTCCCAGGCGTTGTCGAGGAAGGTGATCCCTTCATCAATGGCCTGCTGGATGAGTCGGATGTCATCCTTCTCGTCCTCGGCCCGACCGACATGGTGACCCCCGAGGCAGATGGCGGTGACCTTCTCCTCAGCGTATCGGCCGAAGGGGCGCATAGGGATGCCGCCGTCGTTTGTCGGTGTGTTCTGATCGCGTGCCGCCCCGACCATCCCGGCGGTGGTCAAACCCACAACTCCCGCCTGGAGAAATGCTCGGCGATTGGGGTCTGGCTTCGAATGCATGGTGATGCCTCAATCTCGCTGATGGAGAAATGGGTTCAAGCGTTCCGGCTCGGTCAACTCCTTGAGGACGCTGCCTTCATGCTGTCGTACGGAAACTCATCCCGCAAGCACCATGCCGAGGTCGGCGGCACACGTCTTGCATCGATAAAGACTACCGCGTGAGTTTCGTGCTGTTGATGCGACTCCGAGGAGGCTTCCTCAGGCGATCGGTGAAGATCGACGGCCGGATGCTCCTCCAGACACTCTCAACTGAGGATTGAATCATGGCAGAAGAAATGAGACGGCCCGATCCGACCGATCTTCTCGCGGTCCGAAGTCGGGTCAGTTGGCAGGCCATTTTTGCAGGAGCGATGGTCGCCATTACGTTCTACGTGGTGTTGATGTTGCTCGGGCTCGCATTGCTGGGTGAAGCGGTGGCCCGCGATGCCCAGGGAACACAAATTGGTCTGGGATCGGCCATCTTCACGGCCGTTACGCTTCTGATCTCGTTCTTCTTCGGCGGATGGGCCACCAGCCGTCTGGCCGTGGGGGAAAGCAAGCTTGAGGCCGTGCTTTATGGCCTCATCCTTTGGGGATTGCTGTTTATTGGCATGCTAGCGCTGCTGGCCTCGGGGGTCCGCGCGGGCTTCAGCGGAATGGTTGGAGGCGCGACCGGGGCCTATGCGGAGAGTTCGGTGGCTGAACCCGGCAACAACGTCGACCGGATGGCCGGTTGGATGGAGCGAGCAGGATTCTCGGCCGAGCAGGTCAGTCAGTTCCGCGAGTTCGCGGAGGATCCTGCCAATGAGATCAACCGCGAGCAGGTTACCCGCGTTTCTCGGGAAGCGGCCTGGTGGTCCTTGCTCGGGGTCTTCGTCTCGCTTGCCTCAGTGATCATTGGATCGCTCGTCGGCTCGGGAGAACTTCCGGTTCCCATTCCGGTGATTGGAGTAAAACGGACCACGATGATCACCCGTCGTTGAGTCTTCGAACGTTGCTTCACGTACAACGCTTATCGTGCCACGCCTCGAATGCCTCGGGGTGTGGCATCGAAACGCTCACCTTGGTCACTTCTTGACGAGCTGAAATCTCCCCCCACCCCCCGACGTGTTGAGGACTCCTCAATTGGCCGATCGCACTGTTCGCCTCCAGATGAATCACCCGGTCATTGTGACCGTTTTGATCCTGGCGGTCATCGCCTTTATGTATCTTGCGGCCGAGGTGCTACGCCCGCTGGCCTTGGCGGTCTTGTTCAGCATGGTACTGGCCCCCTTGGCCTCGTGGCTCGAACGCCGGGGAATTCCCCGGGCGGTGGCCACCGGCGCGAGCGTTCTGGTCGTGCTTGGTGCGCTTGGCGGGCTTGGCTCGATGGTCTTCATGCAGTTCGGAGACCTTGCGGAGGAAGTCGTTGCCCAGAGCGATGAGATCAAGGTCAAGGTTCGAAGCCTGTTTCAGGGCCAATCTCCCTCAGCCGTTGGCCAGGTCGGTCAGGTCGTCGAGGAAGTCACCCGAGAGGTCATGGAGGAGACCCCTGAAACTGACGGAGACGAACCCCCGAACGAGATCATCCTGTCACAATCGCCCGCTTCTCCGGGATTGACACTTCCTGAAACCAGCCGATCCACCCTTCAGGGCGATCCCATCATTCCCGTTGAAGTCGTCGATCGCCCCTCCATTCAGGACCGCTTCCGGACTGCCGTGGGACCGCTCCTGGGACCAGCGGCGATCTTCTTCCTGGTTTTGATTCTCACGCTCTTTATCCTATTGACTCGAGATAACCTAAATGCTCGATTGATTCAGGTCATCGGCACCAGTCATGTCAGCCTGACCACCCGAACCCTGGAAGAAGCTGGCCAACGGATCAGCCGATACCTGACGATCTTTTCGCTCTACAACGCTGCCTGTGGCGCCATTCTCGGGCTGGGCCTGTACCTGATCGGGATTCCGTATGCGGTCCTCTGGGGGTTTCTCGCGGCCGTCCTACGATTCATCCCCTATGTCGGCCCGTGGACGGCCTTCGCCTTACCGCTCGCCTATTCGGTTACACTCGGAGAAGTGGGTGACGGCTGGAAAGAACCGCTTCTGGTCATCGCACTGTTTGGCACCCTCGAAATCATTTCCAACTCGATTCTTGAACCCATCATCTACGGGCGGACGGCGGGGATCACCGCAGTCGGATTGCTCGTCATGGCCATGTTCTGGACCTGGCTTTGGGGTCCGATTGGGCTCTTGCTTTCAACCCCGCTGACGGTCTGCCTGGCGGTTCTTGGGAAGTATGTCCCCGCCCTCAATGTGTTCGCGACGATGCTCGGCGAAGATGTGGTCCTGGAGCGGCACGCTCATTATTACCAACGTCTTCTCGCGCATGACTCCGACACCGCCTTCGAGGTCGTCGAGACGGCTCTTGAGGATGGATTCACCCTGGAGCGGATCTTCGACGAGATTTTGATTCCTGCCCTCTCCCGGGCCGAGTCAGATCTGGCTCGAAGCGTCATCGAAGAATCGGACGAACACGTCATCTGGACCACGACCCGGACCATCCTTGACGATCTCGAAGCGCGGGAGGAAGACAACGTCCAGGCGGACCTGATCCGCCCCAAGCATCGCAAAACCGGGAAGGTCCTGGGCATCGCCAGCGGGAATGAGGCCGATACGATGGTCCTGCGGATGGTTCAGATCTCATTGAGGCCGCTCGGCATCCCGGTTGAGATCGTCGATGCGTCTGCCTCTCCGCTGGAAGCCTCCGAGCACCTCTCCGGCTCGAAGAATCAGATCGTCCTGCTCTCGTACCTTCCGCCGGTCGGACTGACCTCGGCCCGCTATCTTGTCCGCCGGATCAAGGCACTCGACCCGAAACTGCCTCTCTGGGCCGGTCGCTGGGGAGCAGAATCGAGTGGCGAGAAAGCGCGCAACCGTCTGACCAAGATGGGTGCTGATCGTATTGTCTTCCGTGTTGCCGAGGTCAAAGAACACCTGCCCGAAGCGCTTGAGTTGCTTCAAAACGGGCACCCGAAAGAGCCGAAGCCCAACGCAGAGGCGACCGCTTTGCCTTGAGGACGGATCCCTCGGTCCGGCTTTACGGTTCCATCGGATCGTACTGCCGGCCGATCACCCCCGCGCGACGATCGCTCGGAATCGGTTATGATGGACCCTTGCCTTGCTCCGGACGTGATCGCCACTCGACGGCCCTGGAGTCAACACGGCGAGCCCCACCCGACCGATCGGAGGCGAAT contains:
- a CDS encoding aldo/keto reductase, translating into MHSKPDPNRRAFLQAGVVGLTTAGMVGAARDQNTPTNDGGIPMRPFGRYAEEKVTAICLGGHHVGRAEDEKDDIRLIQQAIDEGITFLDNAWDYHDGGSEERMGKAIAEGGRRDKTFLMTKVCARDAKTAQEHLEQSLRRLKTDRIDLWQFHEINYDNDPDWIFAPGGAIETARKAREQGKVRYIGFTGHKDPSIHLKMLDAGFEWDAVQMPLTVLDGRYRSFQHQVLPVLRERGIAAIGMKSLGGGPKIKGGIIPSNTGLTVDQCRRYVWSLPITTLVCGIDSPEILQQDLEMIRNFVPLDPAERLALEEEYLQVAGDGRFELYKSSKQYDGPYHREQHGFALDAG
- a CDS encoding AI-2E family transporter — protein: MADRTVRLQMNHPVIVTVLILAVIAFMYLAAEVLRPLALAVLFSMVLAPLASWLERRGIPRAVATGASVLVVLGALGGLGSMVFMQFGDLAEEVVAQSDEIKVKVRSLFQGQSPSAVGQVGQVVEEVTREVMEETPETDGDEPPNEIILSQSPASPGLTLPETSRSTLQGDPIIPVEVVDRPSIQDRFRTAVGPLLGPAAIFFLVLILTLFILLTRDNLNARLIQVIGTSHVSLTTRTLEEAGQRISRYLTIFSLYNAACGAILGLGLYLIGIPYAVLWGFLAAVLRFIPYVGPWTAFALPLAYSVTLGEVGDGWKEPLLVIALFGTLEIISNSILEPIIYGRTAGITAVGLLVMAMFWTWLWGPIGLLLSTPLTVCLAVLGKYVPALNVFATMLGEDVVLERHAHYYQRLLAHDSDTAFEVVETALEDGFTLERIFDEILIPALSRAESDLARSVIEESDEHVIWTTTRTILDDLEAREEDNVQADLIRPKHRKTGKVLGIASGNEADTMVLRMVQISLRPLGIPVEIVDASASPLEASEHLSGSKNQIVLLSYLPPVGLTSARYLVRRIKALDPKLPLWAGRWGAESSGEKARNRLTKMGADRIVFRVAEVKEHLPEALELLQNGHPKEPKPNAEATALP